The Candidatus Acidiferrales bacterium genome window below encodes:
- the ftsZ gene encoding cell division protein FtsZ, whose amino-acid sequence MTPKDAGLRVSFAEEPQQGAKIKVIGVGGGGCNAVNRMIRAKVEGVEFIAANTDLQALKLSQAPLKLQLGSKLTKGLGAGANPEMGRKAALEDTDKILEALDGADMVFVTSGLGGGTGSGAAPVVANLASELGALTVAVVTKPFAFEGKRRMQQAEQSLGELIGSVDTVIVIPNERLMECVEHGTSFFEAFRIADDILRQAVQGISDIITIPGIINRDFADVKTIMSGQGYAVMGTAVANGSNRAIDAANRAINSPLLEDNCIQGAQGILINVTGSSSLSLHEVHEASSVIQKAAHENANIIFGAVMDEAMKESVKITVIAAGFREVANKRTHTRPSYLPKTWKSERAPEHTDVVAQVARNVTDVIQEVAADDLDVPTFLRRQAAKA is encoded by the coding sequence ATGACGCCAAAGGATGCAGGGCTTCGCGTATCGTTTGCTGAGGAACCACAACAGGGCGCCAAAATCAAAGTCATCGGCGTCGGAGGCGGCGGCTGCAACGCCGTGAACCGCATGATTCGCGCCAAGGTGGAAGGCGTCGAATTCATCGCGGCCAACACGGATTTGCAGGCGCTCAAGCTTTCGCAGGCGCCGCTGAAACTTCAGCTCGGCTCGAAACTCACCAAAGGGCTCGGCGCAGGTGCGAATCCGGAAATGGGGCGCAAAGCCGCGCTCGAAGACACGGACAAAATTCTCGAAGCGCTCGATGGTGCGGACATGGTGTTTGTCACTTCGGGCCTCGGCGGAGGCACGGGCAGCGGAGCCGCGCCGGTTGTCGCGAATCTCGCGAGTGAACTCGGCGCGCTGACGGTCGCCGTCGTCACCAAGCCCTTCGCCTTCGAGGGCAAACGCCGCATGCAGCAGGCCGAGCAATCTCTCGGCGAACTCATCGGCAGCGTGGACACGGTCATCGTGATTCCCAACGAACGCTTGATGGAATGCGTTGAGCACGGCACAAGCTTTTTCGAAGCCTTCCGCATCGCCGACGATATTTTGCGGCAAGCGGTGCAGGGAATCAGTGACATCATCACGATTCCCGGCATCATCAACCGCGATTTCGCCGACGTGAAAACGATCATGTCCGGCCAGGGATATGCGGTGATGGGCACGGCCGTGGCGAATGGCTCGAATCGCGCGATCGATGCGGCGAATCGCGCCATCAACAGCCCGTTGCTCGAAGATAATTGCATTCAAGGCGCGCAGGGAATTCTGATCAACGTCACCGGCTCTTCGTCACTGAGCTTGCACGAAGTTCACGAAGCATCGTCCGTCATACAGAAGGCCGCGCATGAGAATGCGAACATCATTTTCGGCGCGGTGATGGATGAAGCGATGAAAGAATCGGTGAAGATCACGGTGATTGCCGCCGGTTTCCGCGAAGTAGCCAACAAGAGGACGCATACGCGGCCTTCGTATTTGCCGAAAACCTGGAAATCGGAGCGCGCTCCGGAACACACGGACGTCGTCGCACAGGTTGCGCGCAACGTCACCGACGTGATTCAGGAAGTCGCCGCGGACGATCTGGACGTTCCGACGTTTTTGCGCCGTCAGGCGGCCAAAGCGTAG
- the ftsA gene encoding cell division protein FtsA, with protein sequence MGKKDRYLVGLDIGSAKTCALVGEIEDEGGVKFAALGAAESKGWRKGQIVNLDLAVSSIRRAVEEAENIVGVPVESALIGIAGSHVRGVNSRGGIALGQRPRDIHRDDVRRAVEAAKNVSLPEDREVLHVLPQEFFVDAQDNIRDPIGMVGQKLEANVHIVTSSAAATQNVVTAVNKAGVIVSDTVLEPLASAESCLTQDERELGCCLFDIGAGTTELIVYSGGVVRHSAAVPIGGDHFTNDLAVGLRTPIPEAESIKREHAWAWHELMLQDTPIEIASVGDRPPRTVFARNLCEICEPRANELLAMVRDDLRRAGFHSQIPAGLVLTGGGARLRGLAEFAEKLFKLPVRIASPRGLADITEGVSQPEYSAAVGLVLYGARARKLAAQRSSGWTEKLKSIFAGN encoded by the coding sequence TTGGGTAAGAAAGATCGTTATCTCGTCGGATTGGACATCGGCAGCGCCAAGACTTGCGCGCTGGTGGGAGAAATTGAAGACGAAGGCGGCGTGAAGTTTGCGGCGCTGGGCGCGGCGGAATCGAAAGGCTGGCGCAAGGGCCAGATTGTGAACTTGGATTTGGCGGTCAGTTCCATCCGGCGCGCGGTAGAGGAAGCGGAAAATATCGTGGGCGTTCCTGTCGAATCGGCGCTGATCGGAATCGCGGGCAGCCATGTGCGTGGCGTAAATAGCCGCGGTGGAATTGCCCTGGGCCAACGGCCGCGCGATATTCATCGCGACGATGTGCGGCGCGCGGTCGAGGCGGCGAAAAACGTCAGCTTGCCGGAAGATCGCGAAGTGCTGCATGTGTTGCCGCAGGAATTTTTCGTCGACGCGCAGGACAATATTCGCGATCCCATCGGCATGGTGGGGCAAAAGCTCGAAGCCAATGTGCACATCGTTACGTCGTCGGCAGCGGCGACGCAGAACGTCGTCACCGCGGTCAACAAAGCCGGCGTGATTGTCAGCGACACTGTGCTTGAGCCGCTTGCTTCGGCGGAATCGTGCCTGACGCAGGACGAACGCGAGCTGGGTTGCTGCCTGTTTGATATCGGTGCAGGGACAACGGAGCTGATCGTTTACTCCGGCGGTGTCGTGCGCCACAGCGCCGCTGTGCCCATCGGCGGCGATCATTTCACGAACGACCTCGCTGTCGGATTGCGCACGCCGATTCCGGAGGCAGAAAGCATCAAGCGCGAGCACGCCTGGGCGTGGCACGAGTTGATGTTGCAGGACACGCCGATTGAAATTGCCAGCGTGGGCGACCGTCCGCCGCGCACCGTGTTTGCCCGCAATTTGTGCGAAATCTGCGAACCGCGCGCGAACGAATTGCTGGCCATGGTGCGCGACGATTTGCGCCGCGCGGGATTTCATTCTCAGATTCCTGCCGGTTTGGTTCTCACGGGTGGCGGCGCGCGCTTGCGCGGTTTGGCGGAGTTCGCCGAAAAACTGTTCAAGCTTCCGGTACGCATAGCGTCGCCGCGCGGCTTGGCCGACATCACCGAAGGAGTTTCTCAGCCCGAGTATTCGGCGGCCGTCGGACTGGTGCTCTATGGCGCGCGCGCGCGAAAACTGGCCGCGCAGCGTTCCAGCGGTTGGACAGAAAAATTGAAAAGCATTTTTGCGGGGAATTAG
- a CDS encoding FtsQ-type POTRA domain-containing protein produces the protein MERLKKNDADAYPQEALADEEPRYLRRQKPVEIKRRKFGKKAWKTYFRVAFVVVAVAAAAGALFAAGDFLLTSPEMALASPGQVELTGNHFVQRASVLEIFSVDRGRSVLRIPLAERRAELEALPWVERATVRRALPNRIEVDITERAPVAFLREGTNLSLIDAHGVILDRPLEADFHFPVVTGIDAQMPREDRARRMRMMEDFLNQVQQVRPDAGDSISEIDLSDADDLQATVAGLPGMTGAANSSAATDAVPVRFGNSDFRDKFQVLLNNMAQWEAAAGRVASVDLRFEKEVVVNPVNPAPPANPVARPVPVKHVAAPVHHVQPRRKAKAVKAKHGAKNSSHVKSREAH, from the coding sequence TTGGAACGGCTGAAAAAAAACGACGCCGATGCGTATCCGCAGGAAGCGCTGGCCGACGAAGAACCGCGCTATCTGCGCCGCCAGAAACCTGTCGAGATCAAGCGGCGGAAATTCGGCAAAAAGGCTTGGAAGACGTATTTCCGCGTCGCGTTTGTGGTGGTTGCCGTCGCCGCGGCCGCTGGCGCGCTCTTCGCCGCCGGAGATTTTCTGCTGACTTCGCCGGAGATGGCACTGGCCAGCCCGGGGCAGGTCGAGCTCACGGGGAATCATTTTGTGCAGCGAGCAAGCGTTCTAGAGATTTTCTCCGTGGATCGCGGCCGCAGCGTGCTGCGCATTCCGCTGGCCGAACGCCGCGCGGAACTCGAAGCTCTGCCGTGGGTCGAGCGCGCCACGGTTCGCCGCGCCCTGCCGAATCGCATCGAAGTGGACATCACCGAGCGCGCGCCCGTGGCATTCTTGCGCGAGGGGACGAATCTCTCGCTCATCGACGCGCACGGCGTCATTCTCGATCGTCCGCTCGAAGCCGATTTTCATTTTCCTGTCGTCACAGGCATTGATGCCCAAATGCCGCGCGAAGATCGCGCGCGCCGCATGCGCATGATGGAGGATTTCCTGAATCAAGTGCAGCAAGTCCGCCCCGATGCCGGCGATTCGATCAGCGAAATCGACCTCTCGGACGCGGATGATCTCCAGGCGACGGTTGCAGGTCTGCCAGGAATGACCGGAGCGGCGAATTCTTCCGCGGCAACGGACGCCGTCCCGGTTCGCTTCGGCAATTCCGATTTTCGCGACAAATTTCAGGTGCTTTTGAACAATATGGCGCAATGGGAAGCGGCTGCAGGCCGTGTCGCCTCGGTGGATTTGCGGTTTGAAAAAGAAGTCGTCGTGAACCCTGTGAATCCAGCGCCGCCTGCGAATCCCGTGGCGAGGCCCGTGCCAGTCAAGCATGTTGCCGCGCCCGTTCATCACGTGCAGCCGCGGCGAAAGGCAAAAGCAGTCAAGGCGAAACACGGTGCGAAGAATTCTTCGCATGTGAAATCGCGCGAAGCGCACTGA
- the murC gene encoding UDP-N-acetylmuramate--L-alanine ligase yields MKIPFGNFQRIHLVGIGGSGMSGIAEVLLALGYAVSGSDVKSSTITERLRSLGAKIFEDHEASQVHGAQVVVISSAIRADNPEILEARKLKIPVIPRAEMLAELMRLKYGIAVAGAHGKTTTTSLVASVLAAAGFDPTFVVGGRVNAAGANARVGQGDYMVVEADESDRSFLLLAPVVAVVTTIDREHLDQYASLEEIQAAFLEFVNGVPFYGAAILCLDEPNVQAILPSVRRPIVTYGVSKQADLVISDIELAGLESHFRLTYHGEDLGMFLLPSPPGIHNVRNAAAAAAVALYLNIPADLIRSGLGKFSGVGRRFEIKGTFAGVTLIDDYGHHPAEIRATLEAARGCGYKRLLVLFQPHRYTRTKHLWDDFCRAFNLADVLFVSEIYAAGEPPMEGVTGQKLAEAISAAGHKNAVFTGTLQKGIEALLREARPGDAVLAIGAGSVNRALDELSLLLGTEEPRARVHP; encoded by the coding sequence ATGAAAATCCCATTCGGAAATTTCCAGCGCATTCATCTGGTCGGCATCGGCGGCAGCGGCATGAGCGGCATCGCCGAGGTTTTGCTGGCTCTCGGTTACGCAGTTTCCGGCTCTGACGTGAAATCCTCGACCATCACCGAGCGTCTCCGCAGCTTGGGCGCGAAAATTTTCGAAGATCACGAAGCTTCGCAGGTCCATGGTGCGCAAGTCGTCGTTATTTCTTCCGCAATCCGCGCCGATAATCCCGAAATTCTCGAAGCGCGCAAATTGAAAATTCCCGTAATCCCGCGCGCGGAAATGCTCGCCGAGCTGATGCGCTTGAAATACGGCATCGCCGTTGCCGGCGCGCACGGAAAGACGACCACGACTTCACTGGTGGCTTCCGTGCTTGCCGCCGCGGGCTTCGATCCCACGTTTGTCGTCGGCGGCCGCGTGAACGCCGCGGGCGCGAATGCACGCGTAGGCCAGGGCGATTACATGGTCGTCGAAGCGGATGAAAGCGACCGTTCGTTTCTCCTGCTTGCGCCAGTCGTCGCCGTTGTCACGACAATCGACCGCGAGCATCTCGATCAATATGCTTCGCTCGAGGAGATTCAAGCCGCGTTTCTCGAATTCGTGAATGGCGTCCCGTTTTATGGCGCCGCGATTTTGTGTCTCGACGAGCCTAACGTGCAGGCCATTCTTCCCAGCGTCCGCCGCCCCATCGTTACCTATGGCGTTTCCAAACAGGCGGATCTCGTCATCAGCGACATCGAACTCGCCGGGCTCGAAAGCCATTTTCGCCTGACTTATCATGGCGAAGACCTCGGCATGTTCCTCCTGCCTTCGCCGCCGGGAATTCATAACGTTCGCAATGCCGCTGCCGCTGCCGCTGTGGCTTTGTATCTGAACATTCCCGCGGATCTGATTCGCAGCGGCCTCGGCAAGTTCAGCGGCGTCGGCCGGCGCTTCGAAATCAAGGGAACGTTCGCCGGCGTCACGCTGATTGACGACTATGGCCATCATCCCGCCGAGATTCGCGCCACGCTCGAAGCGGCGCGCGGCTGCGGCTATAAGCGCCTCCTGGTTCTTTTTCAGCCGCACCGCTATACGCGCACAAAGCATCTCTGGGACGATTTCTGCCGCGCGTTCAATCTTGCAGACGTTCTTTTCGTTTCCGAAATTTATGCCGCTGGCGAGCCGCCCATGGAAGGCGTCACGGGTCAGAAACTCGCCGAAGCGATCTCTGCGGCAGGCCACAAGAATGCTGTTTTCACGGGCACGTTGCAAAAAGGCATCGAAGCGCTCTTGCGCGAAGCACGGCCCGGCGACGCTGTGCTTGCCATCGGCGCGGGCAGCGTCAATCGCGCTCTGGATGAACTTTCATTGCTTTTGGGCACGGAAGAGCCGCGCGCGCGCGTTCATCCATGA
- the murG gene encoding undecaprenyldiphospho-muramoylpentapeptide beta-N-acetylglucosaminyltransferase encodes MSQSDAPSMKLLIAGGGTGGHVFPAIAVALEWLRRGEEKMAAGGAKRAVAIVGTQNGLEARLVPEAGLPLETIRVAGLKGIGGMKFVRNVTMLGAGLWDSAAILRRHRFAAAFGVGGYASGPMMLLAALRGVPTVLFEPNLEPGFTNRVLARFSKRIATGFEETARRFGAKANVTGNPVRAEFFKARPREHRAPFTLLITGGSRGAQPINRAVLAALDTLAAKKSQLFIVHQTGERDYNAVREAYAQREFTAEVSPFIGNMAERFAQADVIVCRSGAITVAEVAAAGRAAIFIPFGAATDSHQLFNAQAMEQAGAARVIPQDELTPQRLSSEIFSLLDQPRRIQEMEQCARALARPRAVAHIVDIIEEVARP; translated from the coding sequence GTGAGCCAGAGCGACGCGCCGTCCATGAAGCTGCTGATTGCGGGAGGTGGGACGGGCGGGCACGTTTTTCCGGCGATCGCCGTCGCGCTGGAGTGGCTTCGGCGAGGCGAAGAGAAAATGGCAGCGGGCGGCGCGAAGAGAGCTGTCGCGATTGTTGGCACGCAAAATGGTCTCGAAGCGCGGCTCGTTCCGGAAGCGGGTCTCCCGCTCGAAACGATTCGCGTCGCCGGTTTGAAAGGTATCGGAGGAATGAAGTTCGTGCGCAACGTTACCATGCTCGGCGCAGGCCTTTGGGATTCCGCCGCGATTCTGCGGCGTCACCGCTTTGCCGCCGCGTTTGGCGTAGGCGGCTACGCCTCCGGTCCGATGATGCTCCTCGCTGCGCTTCGCGGCGTTCCCACCGTACTTTTCGAGCCGAATCTCGAGCCGGGCTTTACCAATCGCGTTCTCGCGCGCTTTTCAAAACGCATCGCCACGGGATTTGAGGAAACCGCGCGGCGATTCGGCGCGAAAGCCAACGTCACCGGCAATCCCGTGCGCGCGGAGTTCTTCAAGGCTCGGCCCCGCGAGCACCGCGCTCCGTTCACGCTGCTGATCACCGGCGGCAGCCGCGGCGCGCAGCCCATCAATCGCGCCGTCCTTGCTGCCCTGGACACGCTGGCTGCGAAAAAAAGTCAGCTTTTCATCGTGCATCAGACTGGCGAACGTGACTATAATGCCGTGCGGGAAGCGTATGCTCAGCGCGAGTTCACTGCGGAGGTCAGCCCCTTCATCGGGAACATGGCGGAAAGGTTTGCCCAAGCGGACGTGATCGTTTGCCGGTCCGGCGCCATCACCGTCGCGGAAGTTGCCGCCGCCGGACGCGCCGCCATCTTCATCCCCTTCGGCGCCGCCACGGATAGTCACCAGCTCTTCAATGCGCAGGCCATGGAACAGGCCGGGGCCGCGCGCGTGATTCCGCAGGATGAACTGACGCCCCAGCGCCTGAGCAGCGAAATTTTTTCTCTCCTCGACCAGCCCCGGAGAATCCAGGAAATGGAGCAGTGCGCCCGAGCGCTGGCCCGTCCACGTGCCGTTGCGCACATTGTGGACATCATCGAGGAGGTTGCGCGTCCATGA
- the ftsW gene encoding putative lipid II flippase FtsW, with product MPRSLQPDKKLFGITLALCFLGVVMVFSASAVTAKQLYGNGYVFLIRQLLWLVVGLFGMIRLMHFDYRKLRQPRVIYPSLAAVLLMLIGVLFLDRTHATHRWMHAGPVSLQPSEFAKLVVILYLAWFLELRMQPGSFGINNLKHTLLPALGPILFMLVLILREPDMGTSCMIFLIALVMLCEAGVSMKYVGGVALASIPAVVFLIVHAQYRYERVLAFFSPGSDPQGRGFQLMQSLIAVGSGGLTGVGLMESKQKLFYLPEAHTDFIYAVLCEELGYIGAVAVLVLFGFYAWRGFRAAYRAPDAFGRLLALGITTLVVGQALVNLSVVLGLMPTKGIPLPFISYGGSSLLVMLLATGVLLNISQHAEAP from the coding sequence ATGCCGCGAAGCTTACAGCCAGACAAGAAACTCTTCGGCATCACGCTCGCGCTGTGCTTCCTCGGCGTCGTGATGGTCTTCAGCGCTTCAGCCGTGACCGCGAAGCAGCTCTATGGCAATGGCTACGTGTTTCTCATTCGCCAGCTTCTTTGGCTGGTTGTCGGCCTGTTTGGAATGATCCGCCTGATGCATTTCGACTATCGCAAGTTGCGCCAGCCGCGCGTGATTTATCCGAGTCTTGCCGCGGTATTGCTGATGCTGATCGGCGTCCTGTTTCTCGACCGCACGCACGCGACGCATCGCTGGATGCACGCCGGGCCGGTCAGTTTGCAGCCATCGGAGTTCGCCAAGCTCGTCGTGATTCTCTACCTCGCGTGGTTTTTGGAACTGCGTATGCAGCCAGGAAGTTTCGGCATCAACAATCTGAAGCACACGCTGCTGCCCGCTCTCGGCCCTATCCTTTTCATGCTCGTCCTCATCCTGCGCGAGCCGGACATGGGTACGTCCTGCATGATTTTTTTGATCGCGCTGGTGATGCTCTGCGAAGCGGGCGTTTCGATGAAATACGTGGGCGGAGTGGCGCTGGCGTCAATTCCCGCCGTAGTTTTTCTCATCGTCCATGCGCAATACCGCTATGAGCGCGTCTTGGCATTTTTTTCGCCGGGCTCGGACCCGCAGGGCCGCGGCTTCCAGTTGATGCAGTCGCTGATCGCCGTCGGATCAGGAGGATTGACGGGCGTCGGACTGATGGAGAGCAAACAGAAGCTGTTCTACTTGCCCGAAGCGCACACCGATTTTATTTACGCCGTTTTGTGCGAAGAGCTCGGCTACATTGGCGCGGTCGCCGTGCTCGTGCTTTTTGGTTTCTACGCCTGGCGCGGGTTTCGCGCGGCGTATCGCGCGCCGGATGCGTTCGGCCGCCTGCTCGCGCTGGGGATTACAACGCTCGTTGTCGGCCAGGCGCTTGTGAATCTGAGTGTCGTGCTCGGGCTGATGCCGACGAAAGGGATTCCGCTGCCGTTCATCAGCTACGGCGGTTCGAGTTTGCTCGTGATGCTGCTGGCAACCGGCGTGCTCTTGAATATCAGCCAGCACGCTGAAGCGCCGTGA
- the murD gene encoding UDP-N-acetylmuramoyl-L-alanine--D-glutamate ligase, whose amino-acid sequence MRQGVTLDGKRVLVVGVARTGLVASLFCAAYGAHVTATDEKPEAELKEVAEKLRAAGVALELGGHRPETFLNQDLIIVSPGVPAKSPPLELARNRGIPVWSEIELAWRLLRGKLVAITGSNGKTTTTALVAHILQSAKIPVLVGGNIGTPLLAKVEASSDSTVTVAEVSSFQLELIEAFRPDIGVLLNLTPDHIDRHGSFEEYARAKQRIFENMIDRDIAVLNADDLEVARRGPAHGHVYWFSRQKRLAAGAFLRGEEIIFRREGSEDVIARRGDIPLRGEHNLENVLAAVSASILAGAPVDSIAPAVRAFPGVEHRLEFVQEIRGVAFYNDSKATNVDAALKAIEAFPGPLFVILGGKDKGAPYAPLREPLKQKAKLALIVGAAADKIAAELEGAVPIERAGTIERAVTLALEAAGPGDTVLLAPACASFDQFENFEQRGKAFKEIVARMAVETSSASSVKKG is encoded by the coding sequence ATGCGGCAGGGCGTAACTCTCGATGGCAAGCGCGTGCTCGTGGTTGGCGTTGCACGCACCGGACTCGTCGCGTCGCTTTTCTGCGCCGCCTACGGAGCGCACGTCACCGCGACGGACGAAAAGCCGGAAGCGGAATTGAAGGAAGTCGCGGAAAAACTGCGCGCTGCGGGCGTCGCGCTGGAATTGGGCGGCCATCGCCCAGAGACTTTCTTGAATCAGGACCTGATTATCGTCAGCCCAGGCGTGCCGGCGAAATCGCCGCCGCTTGAGCTTGCGCGAAATCGCGGCATTCCTGTGTGGAGTGAGATCGAACTGGCGTGGCGGCTGCTGCGCGGGAAGCTCGTGGCTATCACCGGCTCGAACGGCAAGACGACCACGACGGCGCTTGTCGCGCACATCCTGCAGTCGGCGAAAATTCCTGTACTCGTGGGCGGAAACATCGGCACGCCTTTGCTGGCAAAGGTCGAAGCCTCAAGCGATTCGACCGTAACCGTCGCCGAGGTCAGCAGTTTTCAGCTCGAATTGATCGAAGCCTTCCGCCCGGATATCGGCGTGCTGCTGAATCTGACGCCGGATCACATCGATCGTCACGGTTCGTTTGAAGAATACGCGCGCGCGAAACAGCGCATTTTCGAAAACATGATCGACCGCGACATAGCCGTCTTGAATGCGGATGATCTCGAAGTCGCGCGGCGCGGGCCGGCTCATGGGCATGTTTACTGGTTCAGCCGCCAGAAGCGCCTCGCGGCAGGCGCATTTCTGCGCGGCGAGGAAATTATTTTCCGCCGCGAAGGCTCCGAAGACGTGATCGCGCGCCGCGGCGACATTCCGCTTCGCGGCGAACACAATCTCGAAAACGTCCTGGCCGCGGTTTCCGCCTCGATTCTTGCCGGCGCGCCCGTTGACAGTATCGCGCCGGCCGTCAGGGCTTTTCCTGGCGTCGAACACCGCCTGGAATTCGTGCAGGAGATTCGCGGCGTCGCGTTTTACAACGATTCGAAAGCCACAAATGTTGACGCAGCGCTCAAAGCGATCGAGGCGTTTCCCGGCCCGCTCTTTGTGATTTTAGGCGGAAAGGATAAAGGCGCGCCGTATGCTCCTCTGCGCGAGCCGTTGAAGCAGAAAGCAAAACTAGCGCTGATCGTCGGCGCGGCGGCGGACAAAATCGCAGCAGAGCTCGAAGGCGCCGTGCCAATCGAGCGCGCCGGAACCATCGAACGTGCGGTCACGCTGGCGCTCGAAGCTGCCGGGCCGGGCGACACCGTGCTGCTCGCGCCGGCGTGCGCCAGCTTCGATCAATTTGAGAATTTCGAGCAGCGCGGCAAGGCGTTCAAGGAAATCGTCGCGCGCATGGCTGTGGAAACGAGCAGCGCGAGTTCGGTGAAGAAAGGATAA
- the mraY gene encoding phospho-N-acetylmuramoyl-pentapeptide-transferase, producing the protein MLYYIFVTVLRPHFSPLNVFRYITVRTALASLTALFLTLVFGPWTIRHLRQLQIGQYIRAEGPERHQSKAGTPTMGGVLIVAAIIIPTLLWADLHSPYALLAMGATLAFATIGFIDDYNKVVRKRNLGLTGKTKFFYQVLTCIGVGAVLLSLQQRGAYSTELSVPFLKELHPDLVVRSLLVHSYIWPLAFVPFVIFLIFVIVGSSNAVNLTDGLDGLAIGCVVVAASALTILTYLSSHARFAEYLEIQKIPQVGELTIFCGSVVGASLGFLWYNAHPAEMFMGDVGSLALGGVIGVTAVIIKQEILLLFIGGIFVLEAVSVILQVASFRLRGKRIFRMAPLHHHFELMGWSESKIIVRFWIAALVFALFSLTTLKLR; encoded by the coding sequence ATGCTTTACTACATCTTCGTCACCGTGCTTCGCCCGCACTTCAGCCCGCTGAACGTGTTCCGTTACATTACCGTGCGCACGGCGCTCGCGAGCTTGACGGCGCTGTTCTTGACTCTCGTTTTCGGCCCGTGGACCATCCGCCATCTGCGCCAGCTACAGATCGGTCAGTACATTCGCGCAGAGGGACCCGAGCGGCATCAGTCGAAGGCCGGCACGCCGACGATGGGCGGAGTTCTGATTGTCGCCGCGATTATTATTCCCACGCTGCTTTGGGCTGACCTGCACAGCCCCTATGCACTGCTCGCGATGGGCGCCACGCTGGCCTTTGCCACGATTGGTTTCATTGACGATTACAACAAGGTCGTTCGCAAGCGCAATCTTGGGCTGACCGGAAAAACGAAATTTTTCTATCAGGTGCTGACGTGCATCGGGGTCGGAGCCGTTCTGCTTTCATTGCAGCAGCGCGGCGCGTATTCCACTGAGCTCAGCGTGCCGTTTTTGAAGGAACTGCATCCGGACCTTGTTGTGCGCTCTTTGCTCGTCCATTCCTATATCTGGCCGCTGGCTTTCGTGCCATTCGTCATTTTTCTCATTTTCGTGATCGTAGGTTCGTCGAACGCGGTGAATTTGACGGACGGCCTTGACGGGCTGGCGATCGGCTGCGTGGTTGTCGCGGCAAGTGCGCTGACGATTCTGACGTACCTGAGCAGCCACGCACGCTTCGCGGAATATCTCGAGATTCAGAAAATCCCGCAGGTAGGCGAACTGACGATTTTCTGCGGTTCGGTGGTCGGCGCGTCGCTTGGCTTCCTGTGGTACAACGCGCATCCGGCGGAGATGTTCATGGGCGACGTAGGTTCGCTGGCGCTCGGCGGCGTGATTGGCGTCACGGCTGTAATCATCAAGCAGGAAATTTTGCTGCTCTTCATCGGCGGAATTTTTGTGCTCGAGGCGGTTTCGGTGATTCTTCAAGTGGCTTCGTTCCGGCTGCGCGGCAAGCGCATCTTCCGCATGGCGCCTCTGCACCATCATTTCGAGCTGATGGGCTGGAGCGAATCGAAAATCATCGTGCGATTCTGGATCGCGGCGCTGGTATTTGCGCTGTTTTCGCTGACGACGCTGAAGCTGAGGTGA